The proteins below are encoded in one region of Paenibacillus sp. YYML68:
- the def gene encoding peptide deformylase, translated as MAEKIIRSIGDPVLRERCMPIRTVNASVLKLLNDLADTLYAEPGRAGLAAPQIGIPKRVAVVDTEDGVIELINPVIVERKGSQEGAEGCLSIPNVYGYVTRSTYIKVSSLNRNGEETVLEAEGFTAICMQHEIDHLDGILYIDHVKQGDLFEEKTDQSIDVFRLIRESRQL; from the coding sequence ATGGCTGAGAAAATCATACGCAGCATCGGCGATCCGGTGCTTAGAGAACGATGCATGCCCATCCGCACTGTGAACGCCAGCGTCCTCAAGCTGCTGAACGATCTGGCGGATACGCTATATGCGGAGCCCGGACGTGCAGGACTTGCCGCTCCGCAAATCGGCATACCGAAGCGGGTAGCGGTAGTCGACACCGAGGACGGTGTGATCGAGCTGATCAACCCGGTCATCGTGGAACGAAAAGGCTCGCAAGAGGGAGCGGAAGGCTGCTTGTCGATTCCGAACGTGTACGGCTACGTGACGCGCTCTACGTACATCAAGGTAAGCAGCTTGAACCGTAACGGTGAGGAAACCGTGCTGGAGGCCGAAGGCTTCACGGCCATATGCATGCAGCATGAGATCGACCATCTGGACGGAATCCTATACATCGATCATGTTAAGCAGGGCGATCTATTCGAGGAGAAGACGGATCAATCGATCGACGTATTCCGCCTGATCCGTGAATCCCGCCAGCTATAG